The following DNA comes from Miscanthus floridulus cultivar M001 chromosome 5, ASM1932011v1, whole genome shotgun sequence.
TACCAACGGACAGAAAAAACTTCCCCCACTCTCAGTTCAGCAAGCTGGATTTACATCGTCTATACAATGGTCGTGGAATTACATGGTGGTGGCCCCAACTCTGATTCTCGGAGCCACCGAAGAGAGCAACTTGCCAAGAGACTACTCGATCACCAGCCTAAGCTGGACGAATTTGGCATTAAATCTCGTGTAAGATTTGGGATCAGTCTAGCGGAAAAACTGCTCAAGAGGGAGGGCAAAGAGAAGGACTTATTGCGAATAGTCTTAGATGTGTGGACAGATATTCTAGTCTATGTGGCCAACCGATGCAGCAGGGAGTCGCATGCTAAACAGCTTAGCATAGGTGGTGAGTTTACAACTCTCATATGGCTTATGACAGAGCACTGTCATCAAGCTGGTTAGAGACCAACCTCTTACTAGGGATGGCAATGACCCTGTCCACTGTTTCATGGAAGTTGTTATTAATCCCCATACTTGGGATGTGGTTAAATATGACATTGGATCTGTGCGTATCTTATATCATATAAAAAAACATTATATGAAATGTTGAGCCACCTTTGATTCTATTTAATATGTCATGGTCAATTGATGTCCATCTTTAGTATCTTGAAGTCTTATTGTGTTGATATAAATCATGATGTTGCTATTGCCATTTTGATGCTTGTAAAGGGGGATGGAGAACCCAGTGGGGGTGGGAAAAAATGAGCTTCAAGGACAAGGATAAGGTATTTTCTTCCCAGTGGGTATGAAATGGGGAGGAGTGCTTCAGGTCCAGATCAACGACTATTTGCTATTACAGTTCATGAACTTGACTCCCAAGGAAAGCTCAATGAGTCTGCTATATTAGACACTGATGATGTCGTGCAGGATGATTTCAGAACCAAGAACCAAGATactggtgaaagctatatgtatGAAGAAATATGGGGCTGTCGCAGATGACAAGTCTCTAAGTAAGTAAGTATGATAATTGATACGGAATAATCTAAAACTGGTTCCACGGTCAGTACTATCCCATGTTCATAAATAGTTCACTCTTCATTGGCATCTTGCTTCTATGCTATAAACAGAGGATGCTGGGAATTCATTTTTAATGGGCACATGACACACATCACAATGTCCTGTATCTTGTATGTCAGTGTCAGTGTCCATACCAAAATTCACAAGGGTCACATCTTGGGCTAAAGGAGATCATCACTCATCAGCAAATAATCATTGACATTATTAAAAGGTTTTCTGTCAGACTTGCAATATTAGAGTATGCTTGTCTGATTATTAGTACAATTTCAAGTACTGTTTTACATGCTTGTACTCTGAGGGGCATGTGAaattatttgcttgttcatctgtTATGTGTGCTGTCTAGTTGTTGCCAACATATGGATAAGTAAACTATGGATAAAATTATGTTTTATATCTTCCATAGAAGTTGGAAAACGCTGAATTAGTACTGCTGGTTTCAAACGGCTGGCAAACAGTTACAAACTGAACTGATGGTACAATCACTTCATTTTTGGCATACCTCTGCTTAACTTGTACCTCCGTTTTCTTCTGTTAAATTTATAGATCATACGTTGCCTGGCTACTCAGGAACTCATCTAGTACTGTCACAGTTGTGTTTGGTCACTTCCACGCTGCCAGTCCTAATCTATTCTCAGGTAAATCTATTATTGTCTTTTGCTAATTTGCTGCCTCTGGACTACCGACTACCAGCTACTTCTCTTTGCTTTTTGTTGACTGTATTTTCTTTTCATTGTTGAGTTTTAGATATCCTTATGTTAGAAATTACTTCATCTGTTTGCAGATTTTTGAACAGAAGGAATAATTGCTAGAGCAGAATTGGGTAATTCTGTGAATATAACTGAATCAAAGGTTTGTCTCAGATTAGGAACATAACATGTTTGCTAATTGCTAATGCTCCACAGGTTGGAACATGTTTCTAATCTAGTTGAAAAAATCCCCAGAAACTGGCAAAGCCCAAAACAAACTTGGAAAGGACACGTGAAAGTCAAAGATTGAAGGAAGCAGCGTGCAGCGACGTCTCACCAGATCACGAATCAGATGCGATGGATTTGCATGCTGCATGCATTAGCACGCATCCATCAGGATTAAAAAAATACAGCAAGTTGCTCGCTCCCATGCTCTGACTCTGACCAAGAAAGGCTTGGCCCCTTTCTATTTTTGGATAAACATAAGGCAAGGCTCAGCCAGCTCTTGGCTACGCTCCAGCCCAGCACCACCATGGCAATGCGTGTCATGAGATTGCTGCGCGCCGCCACCTTCGTCATGATTGCAATGGCCTCCTGGGGAACGCACGGCAGTGCCAGCGACGAGGCCAGTTCTCTGCTCGCTTTCAAGGCTGAGCTcgctggcagcagcagctccggtgTGGTGGCCTCCTGGAACGCCAGCACCGGTGTCTGCAGATGGGAAGGCGTGGCGTGCAGCGGCGGCGGTCAGGTGGTGTCGCTGAGCCTGCCCTCCTACGGGCTCGCCAGCGCGCTCTCCCCGGCCATCGGGAACCTCACGTTCCTGCGGACGCTGAACCTGAGCTCCAACTGGTTCCAGGGGGAGATCCCGGAGAGCATTGGCCGCCTAGCGCGTCTGCAGGTGCTGGACCTGAGCTACAATGCGTTCTCCGGCACGCTGCCCGCCAACCTCAGCTCCTGCGTCAGCTTACTGCTGTTGAGCCTCAGCAGCAACCAAATCCATGGGCGCATCCCTGTCGAGCTCGGCAACAAGCTCACGCATCTTCGGGGGCTCTTATTGGCCAACAACAGCCTGACGGGCGCCATCCCAGGATCACTAGGTAACCTTTCATCCCTGGACTACCTTGATCTGACACACAACCAACTCGAGGGTCCGGTACCACATGAGCTTGGCAGCATTGGAGGCCTCCAGACCCTTTTCCTCTTTTGGAACAGCCTATCGGGTGTGCTTCCACAGTCCCTGTACAATCTGTCATCGCTGAAGAACTTCGGGGTAGAATTCAACATGCTGTCTGGAACTATCCCTGCTGATATTGGCGACAGGTTCCCTGGCATAGAAACCCTTAGCTTCTCTTACAACCGGTTCAGTGGAGCTATCCCACCTTCGGTCTCCAACCTCTCTGCTCTCATAGAACTTGGCCTCGCAGGAAATGGATTTATTGGACATGTGCCTCCTGCTCTGGGGAAGTTGCAAGGTCTCACTGTCCTGGACTTGGGTGACAACAGGCTACAAGCCAACGACAGTCAAGGGTGGGAGTTCATCACTTCCCTGACGAACTGCGGCCAGCTTCAGAATCTGATTCTTGGCAACAACTCTTTCAGTGGTAAAGTGCCCGGTTCAATCGCCAACCTATCGACGACTCTCGAAACTCTTTATCTGGGAGACAATAGGATTTCTGGAGCTATTCCATCGGACATCGGCAATTTGGTTGGTCTGAAATTACTTGAGATGGCAAATAACTCCATATTTGGAGCGATCCCGGAGAGCATTGGTAGGCTAGAAAACTTGGTTGAGTTGGGCCTTTACAACACTAGCTTGTCAGGCCTCATACCTCCATCACTAGGAAATCTTACACAGCTGAACAGGCTTTATGCATACTATGGCAATCTAGAGGGGCCCATTCCAAGGAGCCTGGGAAACTTGAAGAATGTATTTGTCTTTGATCTGTCAACAAATCGACTCAATGGTTCAGTTCCCAAAGAGGTGCTAAAATTTCCTCAGCTTTCTTGGTACTTAGACTTATCATACAATGCATTGTCTGGGCCACTCCCAGTTGAAGTTGGTAGCTTGGCAAACCTTAACCAACTCATTCTATCAGGAAACCAGTTGTCAAGCAGCATACCTGACAGTATTGGAAATTGCATTTCACTGGAACGGCTGCTGCTGGATCAGAACTCATTTGAGGGAATCATACCTCAATCTCTGAAGAACTTAAAAGGTCTCGCCTTACTGAACCTGACCATGAATAAGCTCTCTGGTAGTATTCCTGATGTCCTTGCTAGTATTGGCAACCTGCAACAGTTGTATTTAGCACACAACAACTTTTCAGGTTTGATTCCAGCAGTTCTACAGAACCTGACACTATTGTCGAAATTGGATTTGTCCTTCAATGATCTCCAAGGTGAAGTGCAAAAAGGGTGTGTTTTTGCAAATGCAACGTCCTTGTCGATTCACGGAAATGATGAGCTTTGTGGCGGAGCGCCTCAACTACATATAGCTCCATGCTCCATGGCTGCTGTGGATAACAAAAGACAAGTGTCAAGATCCCTTATGGCCACCCTAATATCAATTGGCGCACTTGTATTCTTAGGTATACTAGTTGCTCTTATTCATTTGATCCACAAGAGGTTCAGACAAAGAAAGGCAAGCCAACTCGTTTCCACACTAATTGATGAACAGTACGAAAGGGTTTCTTATCAAGCATTGTCAAATGGAACTGGTGGTTTCTCAGAGGCTAATTTGCTCGGACTAGGAAGCTATGGTGCTGTTTATAAATGCACTTTACATGATCAGGTATCACCACAGCTGTAAAGGTGTTTGACATACGACAGTCTGGGTCCACTAGAAGTTTCGTGGCTGAGTGCGAGGCACTGCGAAGGGTACGTCACCGTTGTCTCATAAAGATCATCACCTGTTGTTCAAGCATCAATCATCAAGGTGAAGAATTCAAGGCACTGGCTTTTGAGTTCATGCCGAACGGTAGTCTAAATGATTGGCTGCATCCAGTATCTAAAGTACACACTCTGAGTAATACGCTCAGCCTAGCTCAGAGACTAGACATTGCTGTAGACATCATGGATGCTCTAGAATATCTTCACAATCAGTGTCAGCCACTGGTAGTCCATTGCGACCTCAAGCCAAGTAACATCCTCCTTGCAGAGGATATGAGTGCCCGGGTTGGAGATTTCGGCATATCGAAAATCCTTTCTGATGGCACTAGTAAAACCCTGCTAAATTCAGTCAGCTTCACTGGACTGAGGGGCTCCATTGGTTATGTCGCTCCAGGTAACAGAAGTTCCTACTCACAATGTTACCTTCGGTCTCTAACTTCCATTCTGTCATGTCTAGCTGCCTCTGCATGTGTACTGAATCCATCGACGAAATAAACTAATGTCCGAAATTTGAATGACACTGCAGAGTATGGCGAGGGTCGATCTGTCTCAACTCTTGGGGATGTCTACAGCCTTGGCATACTGTTGCTTGAGATGTTCACCGGGAGGAACCCTACTGACGACATGTTCAAAGACTCGTTGGACCTTCATAGGTTCGCCGAAGCCGCTCTTCCCAAAGGGGCCTCGGAGATAGCCGATCCAGTAATCTGGCTGCATGAAGAAGCTAAGGCAAAAGATACTGCTGATGCTGCCAAAATTAGAAGCCGGAGCGAGGAGTGCTTGGTTTCAGTGATCCGGCTCGGCGTCTCCTGCTCAAAGCAGCAGCCAAGAGAGCGAATGGCGATGGGGGATGCTGCTGTGGAGATGTGTGCGATCAGAGACGCGTACCTCATGGTTGCCAGCTAGCTGGACGGAGATCTGGAAGAGAAGCAAGCAAGCCGCCGAATCCTCTTATTCTGATTAAGTTTCTGATGTTCAAAATCATAGAAGCAGCAAAGCAGGAGGCCCAGTTCTGAACTAAATCATTGTACGGTTTAGAACCTTCATTCATAGCTATGAGCCTATGACAATGATGAAATCAACACAATTATTATTTGTTATACTTGCTTCTTGTACCATTGTGGAAACATGTGCTAAGTGCGTtctcgaaaaaaaaaactacttgTACCATTGTACGCTGGTGAAGTTGCGCATTACCAGGTTTTCATATTTGGATTTGGCAAACTAGTTGCTTGATTGGCTGCTATAATTTTTTTAAGCTGAAGGTGTAGAGAGATGACGGATCGGTGGAGAACTGAAGGTGTATCTGCTGACCCTATACAGTTCATCATTGGATTAGGAAGAACAAAGAGAGAAGGAAGCCCAACAGGAATAAGCAAAGGTTGATGATTGACTCTGCCCAAGAAACAGAACACCTCAATTTAGGCCAAGGAAATCTTTTTTCAGAGGACAAGGAAATTGCGTGTTTACTGGGTTTCATCAAGACAAACAAATCTGAAACAGTTGGATGTACTTCACGTCGTCGAAAACAGTATGCTCTGATGTTGATTGGACATAGAGACTTCACCCACTGCCCAATAATGCGGTAGCCACTAGCCCACACTACTCACTCAAGTCTCAAGGTGTGTGCTAGTATTTGCCTGCAGGGTGCATGAGCACGAACAGGTTGATCTCGTTGACGTCCGTCTCCGGCGTCGGCTTGCTTATCATCTTGAAGAGCATGTACCCGCGCGCGAGCCTGAACTTGCCGGTGCCGCCGACCACGGCGCGCTCGATGGTGCCGGTGAACCCGAGCAGGGGGCCCTGCACGGACAGCGTGCTCCCGCCGTACTCGCCGGCGGTGAACACCAGCGTGATGGACGTCAGGTAGCCCTTGCCCAGCTCCAGGCTCGTGCCGAAGAAGACGCCCTGGTACCGCCCCACGAGCTGCGACGACCGGTCCGGGCCGACGCGTATCTCGTCGTCCACCACGCCCATGCTCCCGAACGACGAGTTGGCGCCCAGCGGGGACTGCAGCACGGCGGTGGCCGTCGCTTTCGCCCCGGTGTACGTCTCGTGCACGTACAGGTGGATGTGTGTCAGGCCGTGGTGGTCGCCTtcgctgccggcggcggcggcagcgaggaCGGCGACGGACGACGTCAAggcaaggaggaagaggaggtgggGAAGCGAGGACGGGGCCATCGTGATGGCTGCCTTGTGGCCCTGTGTCGTCCAGTGTTTCCCGGCTTTCATTTAAAATAGGAGTACCGAGTACGTACGAATGTGGCTATGTGGAGGTGGGAGTGGTACGCAAAAAATAGATGatgttttctttctctcttttttttcttttttttggacaAGGGAGCAATAGATGATGTTGACTTGCCAACAGCTTCGTGGGTGGGCACAGGCGAATCATGGCGGTGGTTGTGCGCGCCAGCTGCCTCCCTTCTctataagagcaaggctaatgatTTCGCCTGCTGACGGCTAAATGCATGTGCCATGTCATACCGTCTACTCATATAATAAGTTGGATGGAAGACGAGTAATTAATGTTTTGCAGTTGCAGCCGAGTACAGCGGTAGCTCCCAGCCAGCAACCAGCTGCAAGGTAGCCTTTTTGTCTCGTAATCTGTGATTCAGCCGGCGACGTGGCACCCTCTCTCCTAACGTGGCATTCTTACCGTTGACGTGGAGCTCATCTCGCCGACTTAAATACCTTATTATACATGCTCTAAAGCTGTGTTTGGGGATattgggtgtcacatcggatgttataTGGAGTGTCGCATGAGGTGTTtagtactaataaaaaaataaattacagaatccgtcagtaaaccacgagatgaatttattaagcctaactaacccatcattagcacatgtgttactataacactttattatcaaatcatggactaattaggcttaaaagattcgtctcgcaaagtagtcgcaatctatataattagttattcttttaatctatatttaatactcatgTATGTATCTAAAAATTCGATGGGATATGGTGTAAAGTTTTGGTGGAGGATCTAAACAAAGCATTAGTTTAATTTTTATTTATATACAAGGGTTGCGGttgagaaaaaagaagaagaacaatcgtTTGTACTTTTAAACACGTTGACCAAGTcgtatattttttttttgaaaacacgACACAGATGGCCGTCTGTCTTCTAATAATAGGCTTAGCCGCTTAGCGCTCACTCTCCATTCCTTTATTGCTTTTGGTCAACGTGTTCTAGCCATAGGCTGAAACTGAAAGTTGATTTTCAATAAAAAAAGGATTGTATGCAAACTTTTCTAGTTATCGGAATAAAGAAATTATTTTATTCTAAAAACATATCCGTGCAATCCCTTTTGGTACACGCAACTCTCCTGTCTCTCTCAAATTTGGGAAGGTTTCGGGTGCTTTTCATCTCTTTCTCATCTCACTATGGATGGATCTTAATTTTCAAGTCCAGTGTGGCAAACACGATCGTATCTGGAGTCATTCCAGGGAGCATTAAGCATTGGCATGTTGGCAAACTTGGTTATGctaggtgttttttttttttgtgacaaATGGTTATGCTAGGTCGTTGTTCAACACTGATTTGTCAGGCGGAATACCTCCATCGATTGGAAATCTCTCAAAGTTAACTATCCTTGATGCATACCATGCAAACCTGTAGGGATCAATATTCCAGCAACCATAGGGACAATGAAGAATCTGATAtcccttgatcttgacatacAACCGCCTCAACGGTTCCATTCCAACAGATGTAATATGTTACCAAAAATGAATAAAGCCATACATGCTCACACTACTAAAAAaaacatttctaggggcggctagtaaccttttgtaggggcggtttgcccagccgtccCTACGCaaaggtctctacaaatcatgcatttgtaggggcggttcccatgccgcccttacaaatcgatttgtaggggctgctgtagtaccagccgcccctataaacaggtatttgtaggggcggttgaatctagaaccgcccctacagtacgtttttccgccaaaaaaatttaaatttacaattcaaaatcgtgttgccgaacgtcccacgaccgacgttccgaaccgtgttcgcgttgccgaacgccccgcgaccaacgttccgaaccgcgttcgcgttgccgaacgccccgtgaccgcgactacaagcacaagagtattctataaactacaattacaagtccaattcacaagaatatatacaatccatcattaaatatacaaattccatacatattgttatcaacgtcctagagctagcctttcagtctcacgaaggtgttggtactaaggatgtgtacctaactcagactctcggtcatggtaggcgtctctgacgtgtacaatctggtgcaatatgaagttgcaaagatcgccgacgagctctaagagttggtcatccttgtatgggtctcttttcattcctttctcttctctccactacaagataacaagtttcggtttaatatttcataccatgtacgaagtttttatactaccggtgaagaggttcaaacttacccttaaggggtgtctcctgtaggcaccggtgttactcatcatagaatatatatagtatccacaatgtacactcccaggcctctgcttggggcactgtgtgttttgcatataaaaataTTAAGTAATACTTTTGACAGcaatgtaacggagtactgaagaagtaagttacacttaccacacatagtgtttttatagccagcttttccttgctggatcatgccttccatgatgattagtgacatagaatctaaatgccctgttcgaattattttaacaaatacaacttgttagtatccaaaagtgaacgttaagtatgtatacaaacatataagctaatgaggattgtcgatatgtatacgtcttgagaatcgatatgaagtctttgtatgtcgccgggtccttatctaatgaattaaagacccatgccatgctcctctcgacatcgacggctatacaattccagtggttgctgcatggatttaatcatagaactagataagctcttttgcatcgaataaaatatatcgaacaaagctttaagtatagagttgaacttacttgaagttgtatggtagccatatagtagagtgttgttgtagatttttgaaagccagggcaatgtatgccgcaaccttaagggactctttccttagtttcgccgtacggatgcgctctttcttccGAAatgtctttgcagcagctagctctttggcatccagtgtccaccgtttagggtaattaaaatttgtttgggctatagcttgagggtctacatacccggctttcatacttggcatttgtttgacaatgtgcacttgcattctacaaatcacgacgtgggttagttacaacaaaattcaaagattacattcatatcatatcgggaggacaaggacttacaggcaccacgtgcgaattagattcatcttcaTTTCTCCTAaatgaaagcatgtgtgcatgtcattgaagttaaagacaattttcccagctgggcttccaaatgtgccggcagggaagcatgcttgtatgatatctatgcttattgggagaacacgcaagtaccaatcatggaactttctcattccaagtggtaggcgctggatgtcccagtttggtaggaagggcttgcctctttcatatgttttcgggcaatcctttgatcaTTTGATGTCaccaacatttggatactgctttgcaatttggtggagtttgctagttacggcatcctcagaaccccgtgatgggactttttttaacttggttcttaggcttgaactggtcatgggaataccacttggacaccgacgagacgtctttgatcggaacataaattggccttatgttgattggaatcttctttcgaagttcccattcaggcacgtcctcgtctccttgtgcatcaccttcaggaggcactcgttgtccatgtatcggctgtgcgtgttgagaagattgtggcatctcatcatacacttgctcggtacgagctagagaaggttgtggcatctcatcaggcacatgctcgctaggaggcggagaagaatgtggcatctcaggaatgtggaggtcacgagacggtgaaaatatctctctgacctcaacaactcgctccaaatttggaagAGGGGGAGGCAGTGaagaagtagtcaatataatgtcccatttatgccagaggatgaactgccccataacgtctccgagtaacaccagcccctcaggagttgcgtagtctatcctccactacatgaactcgggcttcactatattcacctcgaccctagtgtagtctggtggtatcttattattgtggtgtaagccaccgggaggatgtgccacacctgttgccacatccatcacagtgttctatcggccgctgagaaacaccaaggtgcaactagttggttcttgtatgcgatcgactggggttgtggctgcagtggaaccttggctgctaggaactttcagagggctaccaactaatgccagttctctcggcggtgtcactaatatccgtgtctccgtagatagtccttgctcctccagcgccttcgcaactagagccttcacttggagctcaagactagtctcccggtctcggccatatttcttgtacatgtgcctgtcctcttcgaatccttgctttcaggtcgtccttttctctagccccctggtgcggcctgtgtgctccttgtttcctaagccaaggctaagctcgtccctctctctagaaggattgaatgagcacttctccttgtcttcagcatatttcagtatccttgataccgcctcttaggtctttggcttatcaaacttaagattactgtcggatgattctatactcctcgcatatatccagttccttgagcgtaacttcaaattcatcacatcgatatttccagcagctgtggcctcttcgtctatcttcctaaattgctcttccttggcatagtagccactggggcctagatgatggtggtgtttgttcctcttcgccagctcggtgttacgggcactgagcttaaatgcctccagtgaagtcttctgagccacgagctcctcccattgactaggagttattttaccaaactcgttgaagggagttaaccccttttagaTATACTTCGTATTGAActctgacctccaacgtcggaatgactcccatcatcctgatagcatttttttaccaattcgtgcttaccctccgaaaatctaaaattgaccttcagctgcccatcccatagtgcattctttgtgttctctgctacctctttccagttagggattgctgggttcaatttatctcttactagggctccGATCACATTACAGAATTTTCCTCTTAAtttcttcggctcaaggatctcccctgctggcccgacctccgttatcacataacatgccttatctagatatagatttccttttctatcccctcatttcctcttaggcttggtagtcgtggttgtgtcttgagtttgtggagcagaggcatcgtgatccgtctctgtggctgttgcctctgctctcctttcctctactccgtcttgtccagcgagatgtcgcggatgtCGACGTTGTCTTttttgagtttcaggagggacctgtatatacgacatgtcaaagtgttagtagaggtaacacagccaaagatttagcaaaatttacaagctaaggctttttccctacctcctcgttcgggtcaaaatcatTGTCTAAATTtttctccgttggcctccttctggcttcatgtgggaaaggatcctcggaactttcatatccctctttcgagtcatcatcatcatcctattcttcttcgccttcagcagcctctccttcggggccttcctcctcgtcacattcctcctgagtaagcatcacttctagatccttttctaccttgtTATTGAACTGTTcctaagtaagctggtcctctagtgcttgctcctcaagggttggctgctcattagGCTCGGGGCATTGGGCTGCACTGtttggtgtccgcgacattatttcgcgctttgttctaatagatgcaagaaagtgtgctttaggtacgcgagaaggtataagaaatcaaaaaggtctataaaccaaagtagtcctataaaacaacaatatataaaaaaacaagtagtagcagtagtagaggcctcagaaacatgtca
Coding sequences within:
- the LOC136449554 gene encoding dirigent protein 1-like — protein: MKAGKHWTTQGHKAAITMAPSSLPHLLFLLALTSSVAVLAAAAAGSEGDHHGLTHIHLYVHETYTGAKATATAVLQSPLGANSSFGSMGVVDDEIRVGPDRSSQLVGRYQGVFFGTSLELGKGYLTSITLVFTAGEYGGSTLSVQGPLLGFTGTIERAVVGGTGKFRLARGYMLFKMISKPTPETDVNEINLFVLMHPAGKY